A genome region from Desulfobotulus pelophilus includes the following:
- a CDS encoding helix-turn-helix domain-containing protein, producing MNEEKPHICQLIDRQLRELRIPPKALAADLGVSVSAVSRWRKDIVPESAKLPAICAFLQIDPQELLSLSQPEEGFLPAVSARHAEVPDDVDFALSRGNAKGKNMGRTVMDVYEERLQDMRLALERADRRNERLEDKLERMEERLDKQSVRIDSLQAENKELVSQIAAIKTENAALRSVLPDSLLPLKVSGE from the coding sequence ATGAACGAAGAGAAACCACACATATGCCAACTCATAGACAGACAGCTCCGGGAGCTGAGAATCCCACCCAAAGCCCTTGCTGCCGATCTGGGCGTGTCTGTTTCTGCTGTATCCCGCTGGCGGAAAGATATTGTTCCCGAATCCGCCAAGCTGCCTGCCATATGCGCCTTTCTCCAGATAGACCCTCAGGAGCTGCTGTCTCTGTCCCAGCCGGAAGAGGGGTTTCTTCCGGCTGTCTCCGCACGCCACGCTGAAGTACCTGATGATGTTGACTTTGCTTTGTCTCGTGGCAATGCGAAGGGAAAAAACATGGGGAGGACGGTTATGGATGTGTATGAGGAGAGACTGCAGGATATGCGGCTGGCTCTGGAACGGGCAGACAGGCGCAATGAGCGCCTTGAAGACAAGCTGGAGCGGATGGAGGAGCGCCTGGACAAACAGTCTGTCCGAATTGATTCCCTTCAGGCTGAAAATAAAGAACTCGTATCCCAGATAGCGGCCATAAAAACAGAAAATGCCGCCCTTAGGTCTGTGTTGCCTGACTCGCTGTTGCCCCTGAAGGTTTCGGGGGAGTAA